In Uranotaenia lowii strain MFRU-FL chromosome 2, ASM2978415v1, whole genome shotgun sequence, one genomic interval encodes:
- the LOC129745513 gene encoding apoptosis-resistant E3 ubiquitin protein ligase 1 isoform X3 → MSPNAIDIFGGVRNYCFGGDGLITSPKAEPPLLILRPPRAAGSPGSPDATWKQPRLAVGGISSLSSCGDPERLPELPPGDEQRLQRAALNLQQKLILREWLKEHRLQHHYSRLVSIEVTSLEDVYWLEDSRASQILGKDSSIWSQARQKLPTSKANLEALKADLWSTVVKSSQHQDAWTWGGMLVVSVSVAGLVTLAAMTQPSLAPEARHSLLQYVTGKYLLPANCKVHWDWQDPAIVGGTMCFTVRFHQRNGQAYPICDTDQFFVEVTEGNRKIITISELGSPTDPNNANIAKIKFTVRTAGQYKISVMIGSSHIAGSPFLKTFIPGPMDARRSRLIRPASTVVCCAGAPTFLHIEPRDEHGNTCQFTTECDPIKGYNIEIFDLHGNPSDKHCNAITLSYDKVNARISLTALFPEPVCLRAVISYANHQIPNGDFDIIVLSSSDTTLVHKNIASRKHNICYEAKLFGIFGQQKWSKPRKVLCYVGPKQVTIKEMILKIIPKRIATFRLCPSTKFQFLPPSNIQLNNNHGAIFIIDDGCQPKIELASKDRNVIAATFTHFLLKNIGGSETFKDKQDFFYHEVRLVRKFHSNYYHEKISLKVQRDKILESSMKATKHFSVSDWCGNFEVTFQGEQGIDWGGLRREWFELICSALFDPRGGLFCTFHDKRQALVHPNPNRPAQLKLKYFEFAGKVVGKCLYESALGGTYRQLVRARFSRSFLAQLIGLRVHYKYFEQDDPDLYLSKIKYILDTDLDASDNLELYFVEEIYDTSGQLVKTIELIPNGAKTRVTNATKNQYLDALAQQRLCNSVREEVDSFLKGLNGIIPDNLLSIFDENELELLLCGTGEYSIADFRANHIINGGSPEFRRVLGWFWAAVGNFSQTEMARLLQFTTGCSQLPPGGFQELNPRFQITAAPTFGNLPTAHTCFNQLCLPDYESYEHFERALMFAISEGTEGFGMV, encoded by the exons GCATATCGTCACTGTCTAGCTGCGGAGATCCGGAACGACTTCCAGAGCTGCCTCCAGGCGACGAGCAGCGCCTCCAAAGGGCAGCACTTAATCTCCAGCAGAAGCTCATCCTCCGAGAATGGCTCAAGGAACATCGCCTGCAGCATCACTATTCCAG GTTGGTTTCCATCGAGGTCACTTCACTGGAAGATGTCTACTGGTTGGAGGATTCCCGAGCCAGTCAAATCTTGGGCAAGGATTCGTCCATATGGTCCCAGGCCCGGCAAAAGCTGCCCACATCCAAGGCGAACTTGGAAGCCCTCAAAGCCGACCTGTGGTCTACGGTCGTCAAATCCAGCCAACATCAGGACGCCTGGACATGGGGTGGGATGCTGGTTGTGTCGGTCTCGGTGGCCGGTCTGGTAACCCTGGCGGCAATGACCCAACCTTCTTTGGCTCCCGAAGCACGACATTCACTGCTGCAATACGTCACCGGAAAGTATCTGCTTCCGGCTAACTGTAAGGTTCACTGGGACTGGCAGGATCCAGCAATCGTCGGTGGAACCATGTGCTTTACCGTACGTTTTCATCAGCGGAATGGCCAAGCCTATCCCATCTGTGATACCGATCAATTCTTTGTCGAGGTCACCGAAGGCAATCGGAAGATTATCACCATCAGTGAACTTGGTTCTCCGACAGATCCAAATAATGCCAACATTGCCAAGATCAAGTTTACGGTTCGAACTGCCGGTCAGTACAAAATCTCTGTTATGATTGGATCCAGTCACATTGCCGGGTCACCCTTTCTCAAAACATTTATCCCTGGCCCTATGGACGCCCGAAGATCACGACTGATTCGTCCAGCCAGTACGGTTGTTTGCTGTGCCGGTGCTCCAACATTCTTGCACATTGAACCCCGTGATGAACATGGCAACACTTGTCAGTTCACCACTGAATGTGATCCCATAAAGGGGTACAACATCGAAATATTTGATCTACATGGCAACCCTAGTGATAAGCATTGCAATGCAATTACGCTGTCGTACGACAAAGTCAACGCCCGGATCAGCCTCACAGCGCTCTTCCCTGAACCAGTCTGCCTTCGGGCGGTCATAAGCTATGCCAACCACCAGATCCCGAACGGAGATTTCGATATCATTGTTCTGAGCAGCAGTGATACGACCTTAGTACATAAGAATATTGCTTCCAGGAAGCACAACATTTGCTATGAAGCCAAACTTTTTGGAATCTTTGGTCAGCAAAAATGGTCCAAACCTCGCAAGGTGCTATGCTACGTGGGCCCCAAGCAGGTCACGATCAAAGAAATGATCCTGAAAATCATTCCCAAACGGATTGCCACTTTTCGGCTTTGCCCGTCAACAAAGTTCCAGTTTCTGCCACCGTCCAACATTCAGCTGAACAACAACCACGGGGCCATCTTCATCATCGACGATGGCTGCCAGCCCAAGATCGAGCTGGCCTCCAAGGATCGCAACGTGATTGCGGCCACCTTCACACACTTCCTGCTCAAGAACATTGGCGGATCGGAAACGTTCAAGGACAAGCAGGACTTTTTCTACCACGAAGTAAGACTA GTACGAAAATTCCATTCCAACTACTACCATGAGAAGATTTCCCTCAAGGTGCAGCGGGACAAGATTCTCGAGTCCAGCATGAAGGCCACCAAACATTTCTCGGTTTCCGATTGGTGTGGCAACTTTGAGGTTACATTCCAGGGTGAACAAG GTATCGATTGGGGTGGCCTTCGGCGGGAGTGGTTCGAGTTGATCTGCAGTGCCCTGTTCGATCCTCGCGGTGGGCTGTTCTGTACATTCCACGACAAACGGCAAGCCCTGGTTCACCCGAACCCAAACCGACCGGCTCAGCTCAAGCTGAAGTATTTCGAGTTTGCCGGGAAAGTCGTAGGAAAGTGTCTCTATGAAAGTGCACTCGGAGGAACCTACCGGCAGTTGGTGCGAGCTCGTTTCTCCCGATCGTTCCTAGCTCAACTGATCGGTCTGCGAGTGCACTATAAATACTTCGAACAGGACGACCCGGATCTTTATCTTTCCAAAATTAAGTACATTCTGGACACCGATCTGGATGCTAGCGATAATCTAGAGCTGTACTTTGTCGAGGAAATCTACGACACCAGTGGACAGCTGGTCAAGACTATCGAGCTGATCCCGAACGGGGCCAAAACTAGGGTCACCAATGCGACCAAAAACCAGTATTTGGATGCCTTGGCACAGCAGCGACTATGCAATAGTGTACGTGAAGAGGTCGACAGCTTTCTAAAAGGACTGAACGGAATCATTCCGGACAATCTACTCAGCATTTTCGACGAGAATGAACTGGAG CTACTCCTTTGTGGAACTGGTGAATATTCTATTGCCGATTTCCGAGCCAACCACATAATCAATGGAGGATCGCCCGAGTTTCGAAGAGTTCTGGGCTGGTTTTGGGCTGCCGTCGGTAACTTTTCCCAAACCGAAATGGCTCGATTGCTTCAATTCACCACGGGTTGTTCACAGCTTCCTCCTGGCGGGTTTCAG GAATTGAACCCACGGTTCCAAATCACTGCAGCTCCAACGTTTGGTAATCTTCCTACTGCTCATACGTG CTTCAATCAGCTCTGCCTGCCAGATTACGAGAGTTACGAGCACTTTGAGCGGGCCTTGATGTTTGCCATCAGCGAGGGAACCGAAGGATTCGGAATGGTCTAA